In Candidatus Cohnella colombiensis, one DNA window encodes the following:
- a CDS encoding Gfo/Idh/MocA family oxidoreductase, which translates to MTNVVSFSIIGGSGFRAQYFLRVAQALPDKFRVSGMVVRDAGKGQEMEQKWNIATYRSLEELLQKEKPDFVVISTNHSSIEYLLQLTELGIPALVETPPAPDLDGLLLLHERLTKIGAKVQVAEQYHLHPMNVARQNVIQSGRLGPITQATVSISQTYHGVSLIRKMLGIGFEDAVIRAMKFNSPIVAGPDRSGPPKEEAIIMSERELAWIDFGGKLGIYDFTVNQHRSWIRSSHLNVRGERGELFDHRLEVLSDFKTPLHLELKRINKGEEEYVGGYYLEGIIAGEQWVYRNPFIPARLYDDEIAVASCLMKMAEFVAGGPSFYSLPEASQDHYLGMMIAQAIKSGDTVRTVRQPWADHNN; encoded by the coding sequence TTGACGAATGTGGTATCGTTTAGCATTATTGGGGGGTCCGGGTTTAGGGCTCAATATTTCTTAAGAGTCGCACAGGCACTTCCAGACAAATTCCGGGTGAGTGGAATGGTCGTCAGGGATGCTGGCAAAGGCCAGGAAATGGAACAGAAGTGGAATATTGCAACCTATCGATCTTTAGAGGAATTACTACAGAAAGAGAAGCCCGATTTTGTAGTTATCTCGACGAATCATTCATCTATTGAATATTTATTGCAATTAACGGAGCTTGGTATTCCGGCATTGGTGGAAACTCCTCCTGCTCCAGATCTTGACGGCTTGTTATTGCTTCATGAGAGGCTTACAAAGATCGGAGCTAAAGTGCAGGTTGCTGAGCAATACCATCTGCATCCTATGAATGTGGCACGGCAAAATGTGATTCAGTCAGGGCGACTAGGCCCTATTACGCAAGCTACTGTCTCGATATCACAAACCTATCATGGCGTTAGTTTAATCAGAAAGATGCTTGGGATTGGATTTGAGGATGCTGTAATTAGAGCGATGAAATTTAATTCCCCTATCGTTGCTGGTCCTGATCGCAGCGGCCCGCCCAAAGAAGAGGCCATCATTATGTCTGAACGAGAGCTCGCATGGATCGATTTCGGAGGGAAATTAGGAATTTATGATTTCACGGTCAACCAGCATCGATCATGGATTCGTTCCTCTCATCTTAATGTCAGAGGAGAACGTGGCGAACTATTCGATCATCGCTTGGAAGTGCTGTCAGACTTCAAGACACCGCTCCATTTGGAATTGAAACGCATTAATAAAGGAGAAGAGGAGTATGTTGGCGGTTACTACCTTGAGGGCATCATAGCTGGTGAACAGTGGGTTTACCGCAACCCCTTCATTCCTGCTAGATTATACGATGATGAAATCGCGGTCGCCAGTTGCTTGATGAAAATGGCCGAATTTGTTGCAGGCGGACCTAGTTTCTACAGTCTACCTGAGGCATCGCAAGATCACTATTTGGGCATGATGATTGCTCAAGCGATTAAATCGGGCGATACAGTAAGAACCGTTCGTCAGCCTTGGGCAGATCATAATAATTAG
- a CDS encoding type II toxin-antitoxin system HicA family toxin, with product MPSWSDLENFLRRDGWVMVRQTGRDKIYQKTLPNGEILRSAVSKGTGEIGKGLFTRILKQQLLVDREYFNSKK from the coding sequence ATGCCTAGTTGGAGCGATCTTGAGAACTTTTTGAGACGCGACGGTTGGGTTATGGTGAGACAGACGGGGCGAGATAAAATCTATCAAAAAACCTTACCTAATGGAGAGATATTACGATCAGCAGTATCCAAAGGTACAGGGGAAATCGGTAAAGGATTGTTTACTCGAATTCTGAAACAACAGTTACTTGTAGATAGAGAATATTTCAATTCGAAGAAATAA
- a CDS encoding metalloregulator ArsR/SmtB family transcription factor, which produces MNTATMSALAEPNRVNIVELLRDAGALTLGEIAQRLGLRLPQSSKHLRVLTDAGLVNVKADANRRIFSLCPDPFVELDSWLESFIKIKEEQYDRFDELLKKVQEKE; this is translated from the coding sequence ATGAATACGGCAACGATGAGTGCTCTCGCAGAACCCAATCGCGTCAACATCGTTGAATTATTGCGTGACGCAGGTGCACTGACCTTAGGTGAAATCGCCCAAAGGCTGGGTCTCAGGCTGCCTCAATCTTCCAAGCACCTGCGCGTTCTTACAGATGCCGGTTTAGTTAATGTAAAGGCTGACGCGAATCGTCGTATCTTCTCGTTATGTCCTGATCCATTCGTAGAATTGGACAGTTGGCTGGAGTCCTTCATCAAGATTAAGGAAGAACAGTATGACCGTTTTGATGAACTGCTAAAAAAAGTCCAAGAAAAAGAGTAA
- a CDS encoding collagen-like protein codes for MSFLPPPPSLPGFPGQPGIMGPSAPPPGTMAPSAPPPGFIPHQPAVTSFAVDPRAIAGCLFRNTYIWLVNRNQFWFFPVFVGPTSVAGFQWNGRFWMYTGLSLQSIQSFTCF; via the coding sequence ATGTCATTTTTGCCACCTCCACCCAGTCTCCCAGGATTCCCAGGGCAGCCGGGAATCATGGGACCGAGCGCACCTCCCCCGGGAACCATGGCACCCAGCGCACCTCCCCCGGGATTCATCCCTCATCAACCTGCGGTAACGTCCTTTGCTGTCGACCCTAGAGCAATTGCTGGTTGTTTATTTCGGAATACGTACATTTGGCTCGTGAATAGAAATCAATTCTGGTTTTTTCCGGTTTTCGTAGGGCCTACCTCTGTTGCGGGGTTTCAATGGAACGGTAGATTTTGGATGTATACTGGATTGAGTTTGCAGTCGATTCAATCATTTACATGTTTTTAA
- a CDS encoding DsrE family protein: MSKVAIFLHATENEIGRAIHSLVYTQELHEAGHEVKLIFDGQGVQWINRLEDPSHMVNPLFNAVKKLGVIEACGHCASSFNETENINQANVSFSKEIDTEGHTNIATLVSGGWQIITL, encoded by the coding sequence ATGAGTAAAGTAGCTATTTTTCTACATGCAACAGAGAATGAAATAGGAAGAGCGATCCATTCCTTGGTTTATACACAAGAGCTGCACGAAGCAGGTCATGAAGTCAAATTGATTTTTGACGGACAAGGTGTACAGTGGATTAACAGATTGGAAGATCCAAGTCACATGGTTAATCCACTGTTTAACGCCGTCAAAAAACTTGGTGTCATTGAAGCTTGTGGTCACTGTGCAAGTTCCTTTAACGAAACCGAAAACATTAACCAAGCTAATGTCTCCTTCTCGAAAGAAATCGATACAGAAGGACATACGAACATTGCAACGTTAGTTTCTGGCGGATGGCAAATTATTACTTTGTAA
- a CDS encoding glutaredoxin domain-containing protein, with the protein MDIIVYTTEHCVSCNAILKYLQAKELSYRQLDVGINKENFNEMLQLGGIATPFIIIGTQKLHTFDRNKIEEVLRNEHG; encoded by the coding sequence ATGGATATTATCGTATATACAACCGAGCATTGTGTTTCATGTAATGCAATCCTCAAATATCTTCAAGCGAAGGAACTTTCTTACCGCCAATTGGACGTAGGAATCAATAAAGAAAATTTTAATGAAATGCTACAGCTTGGCGGAATCGCGACTCCCTTCATTATCATTGGAACGCAAAAGCTCCACACCTTCGACAGGAACAAAATAGAGGAGGTGCTAAGAAATGAGCATGGATAA
- a CDS encoding NAD(P)/FAD-dependent oxidoreductase, translating into MNDYQASMHHKLIIIGAGASGLMAAITARDLGIDTAILEGNDRIGKKISMTGDGRCNITNESTMTGTDEEAVALSRMYHCSQAEFPLPVLQQFGIRQTIDFFNVLGLPLTRLKEGFMYPMSLQASSVLDIFELALEERNVPVYLNNKVLDVTVSLDHPRFKITCLTETEEQVVYTSEYLFLCTGGLTGQNAGTDGSGYALAQRMGHTLIKPVPAIVQLKVQYPHLKALSGIKLQGRAHILVNGEVVCSETGEIHFADYGLSGPPILQLGREAAIHLARGDSVTVSVDLMPGRTEEEVIEFLEMNWGTFGNRTVAESFIGFLHKKLIPVLLKEAKIDQEPNLLCRDLSWKTKGIFYKILKRWDFKVTDTHSFEKAQATAGGIATKELAPDTLESKLVPGLYLAGEVMDVDGDFGGYNLQWAWSSGYASAMALGKHIFR; encoded by the coding sequence ATGAACGATTATCAGGCTTCCATGCACCACAAGCTGATTATTATCGGTGCAGGCGCATCAGGACTCATGGCCGCCATAACTGCACGGGACTTGGGTATCGATACCGCCATACTGGAGGGAAACGACCGGATTGGAAAGAAGATCTCCATGACAGGCGACGGCCGCTGCAATATTACTAACGAATCCACTATGACGGGCACGGACGAAGAAGCGGTGGCTTTATCGCGCATGTATCACTGCAGTCAAGCTGAATTTCCGTTGCCTGTGCTGCAGCAATTCGGCATCCGTCAAACGATTGATTTCTTCAATGTGCTCGGACTTCCACTTACAAGATTGAAAGAGGGCTTCATGTATCCGATGTCGCTGCAGGCTTCATCCGTATTGGATATTTTTGAGCTTGCTCTAGAGGAACGAAACGTTCCAGTATACCTCAATAACAAAGTGTTGGATGTTACCGTATCGTTAGATCATCCGCGATTCAAAATTACATGCCTAACCGAGACGGAGGAGCAAGTTGTCTATACTAGCGAATACCTGTTTCTATGTACGGGTGGCCTTACCGGCCAGAATGCGGGAACAGATGGGTCCGGGTATGCGCTTGCCCAACGTATGGGGCACACATTGATCAAGCCTGTGCCGGCCATCGTGCAATTGAAGGTGCAATATCCGCATCTGAAGGCACTATCCGGCATCAAACTCCAGGGACGAGCCCACATCCTCGTGAACGGCGAAGTCGTCTGCAGCGAAACCGGCGAAATTCATTTCGCCGATTACGGTCTCTCCGGCCCGCCGATTCTCCAGCTCGGACGGGAGGCAGCCATTCATCTGGCGAGAGGGGATTCAGTGACAGTATCCGTAGATTTGATGCCGGGTCGCACGGAAGAGGAAGTTATCGAATTTCTGGAGATGAACTGGGGAACGTTCGGAAACCGGACGGTCGCGGAATCCTTCATCGGGTTTTTACACAAGAAGCTGATCCCCGTTCTGCTGAAGGAAGCGAAAATCGATCAAGAGCCGAACCTGCTCTGCCGGGATCTCTCGTGGAAAACCAAAGGGATCTTTTATAAGATATTGAAACGTTGGGACTTTAAAGTGACCGATACCCATAGCTTCGAAAAGGCGCAAGCTACAGCCGGGGGCATCGCTACGAAAGAACTCGCTCCGGACACGTTGGAATCCAAGCTCGTGCCTGGGCTTTATTTGGCCGGCGAGGTGATGGATGTCGACGGCGACTTCGGTGGCTACAACCTGCAATGGGCTTGGAGCTCCGGCTATGCGTCCGCGATGGCGCTTGGGAAACACATTTTCAGATGA
- a CDS encoding SRPBCC family protein: protein MPKTDIIAEKGKQEIIITRIFNAPRELVFRTYTDPVTVPEWWGPRQMTIVVDKMEVKKGGIWRYVHRTPDGQEYAHNGVYHEIGSPERIINTYEFEGFPGVVGLVTTTFEEQPGGKTKFTETTLYPSAEVAEAVLQSGMSDGAIELLDRLEELLAKLQA from the coding sequence ATGCCAAAAACTGATATTATCGCTGAAAAAGGGAAACAGGAAATCATCATTACTCGAATCTTCAATGCCCCGCGCGAGCTTGTATTCAGAACGTACACGGATCCAGTTACGGTACCTGAATGGTGGGGGCCGAGACAAATGACAATAGTGGTTGACAAGATGGAGGTGAAAAAGGGGGGCATTTGGAGATATGTCCATCGGACGCCTGACGGACAAGAGTACGCGCACAACGGAGTTTACCATGAAATTGGTTCACCTGAACGGATTATCAACACCTATGAATTCGAAGGTTTCCCAGGTGTGGTCGGGCTTGTAACGACTACATTCGAGGAACAACCGGGAGGCAAGACGAAGTTTACGGAAACGACACTGTATCCGTCTGCCGAAGTTGCCGAAGCAGTGCTACAATCGGGCATGTCAGATGGTGCGATCGAGCTCCTGGATCGTCTTGAAGAACTACTTGCGAAGCTTCAGGCCTAA
- a CDS encoding SRPBCC family protein, producing the protein METNQPTKVTVQAVIQAPVEKVWRYWTEPDHITKWNQASEDWHAPRAENDLRVGGKFLTRMEAKDGSMGFDFGGVYDVVNRHEAIGYTIDDGRRVDIALVDQGNETKVIETFDAESSNPIGLQQAGWQAIMDNFKAYTEQN; encoded by the coding sequence ATGGAAACGAATCAACCGACGAAAGTAACCGTGCAAGCCGTCATTCAAGCCCCTGTCGAGAAAGTATGGCGATATTGGACCGAGCCGGATCACATTACGAAGTGGAATCAAGCGTCCGAGGACTGGCATGCGCCGAGAGCCGAAAACGATCTGCGGGTCGGCGGCAAGTTTCTGACACGGATGGAAGCGAAGGATGGTAGCATGGGCTTTGATTTTGGCGGCGTCTACGATGTCGTTAATCGGCATGAGGCGATCGGCTACACCATAGACGACGGAAGAAGAGTGGATATTGCTTTAGTCGATCAAGGGAATGAGACGAAGGTCATTGAAACGTTCGACGCGGAAAGCTCCAATCCCATCGGGTTACAGCAAGCAGGCTGGCAAGCAATCATGGACAATTTCAAAGCCTATACCGAACAAAACTAA
- a CDS encoding NAD(P)/FAD-dependent oxidoreductase yields MKLLEKGMDPPLMYESQSSKHHKLFIIGAGASGLMAAVTARNLGVDTAIIESNDRVGKKVLTTGNGRCNITNQSTAMGTDEAVALSTKYHSNQAGFPLPVLQQFGVRQTVDFFNTLGLPLIAIENGRMYPMSLQASSVLDIFRIALEDRNVPIYFKTKVLDVTVSREHPRFTILCQTETEEKVVYTSDYLFLCTGGLTAPKTGTDGSGYTLVQRLGHTLIDPVPGIVQLKLEYPYLKELSGVKFEGLGHIIVNGEVIRSEYGEILFTDYGASGPPILQLSRKAAYQLGRGEAVTLSLDLMPERTEEEVVDFLETHWGTFGHRTVAASLIGILNKKLIPVLLKEVGIDQEANLLCQDLSWKTKKIFYRLMKHWEFIVTDTNGFTNAQTTAGGIDTTELIEGTLESKLVPGLYLAGEVMDVDGDCGGYNLQWAWSSGFAAAMALADHLNGKD; encoded by the coding sequence ATGAAACTATTGGAAAAGGGAATGGATCCACCACTTATGTATGAATCTCAATCTTCAAAGCACCACAAGCTGTTCATTATCGGTGCAGGCGCTTCAGGTCTTATGGCCGCCGTTACTGCGCGAAACTTGGGGGTCGATACCGCGATCATTGAAAGCAACGACCGGGTCGGAAAAAAGGTGCTAACGACAGGCAATGGGCGTTGCAACATTACGAACCAATCGACGGCGATGGGTACGGACGAAGCGGTCGCTTTATCGACCAAATATCACAGCAATCAAGCGGGATTTCCGCTGCCTGTGCTGCAGCAATTCGGCGTCCGGCAAACCGTCGATTTTTTCAACACACTCGGCCTTCCGCTGATCGCCATCGAGAATGGTCGGATGTATCCGATGTCGCTGCAGGCTTCATCGGTGTTGGATATTTTCCGGATTGCATTGGAAGATCGGAATGTTCCGATATACTTCAAGACCAAAGTACTGGACGTTACCGTGTCAAGGGAACATCCGCGATTCACGATTCTGTGCCAGACGGAGACAGAGGAGAAGGTCGTGTATACTAGCGATTATCTCTTCCTCTGTACGGGCGGTCTTACCGCTCCAAAAACAGGGACAGATGGATCCGGTTACACGCTTGTCCAGCGACTGGGACACACCTTGATTGATCCTGTGCCCGGGATCGTGCAATTGAAGCTGGAATATCCCTATCTAAAGGAGCTGTCCGGCGTCAAATTTGAGGGGCTTGGCCACATCATTGTAAATGGAGAAGTCATCCGCAGCGAATATGGAGAAATTCTATTTACGGACTACGGCGCCTCCGGTCCACCGATTCTCCAGTTAAGCCGGAAGGCTGCGTATCAACTCGGAAGAGGAGAAGCGGTGACCTTATCGCTTGATTTGATGCCGGAGCGCACGGAGGAAGAAGTCGTCGATTTTCTGGAAACGCATTGGGGAACGTTCGGACACCGGACGGTTGCGGCTTCCCTGATCGGCATTTTAAACAAGAAGCTAATCCCCGTCCTGCTGAAAGAGGTGGGAATCGATCAAGAGGCGAACCTCCTTTGTCAGGATCTATCGTGGAAAACGAAGAAAATCTTTTATCGACTCATGAAGCATTGGGAATTTATCGTGACCGATACCAATGGTTTTACGAATGCTCAAACGACGGCCGGTGGCATCGACACGACGGAACTGATCGAAGGGACGCTGGAATCTAAGTTGGTTCCTGGGCTTTATTTGGCTGGTGAGGTAATGGATGTGGATGGGGATTGCGGCGGTTATAACTTACAATGGGCCTGGAGCTCTGGCTTTGCCGCTGCGATGGCGCTTGCTGATCACCTTAACGGCAAGGATTGA
- a CDS encoding Crp/Fnr family transcriptional regulator produces the protein MSMDKLWYLSKISIFEALPPEDLEEIDRMAPMTHFNALPKGKMVQTPGEEREGLFFVKKGKLRLYKINPEGKQFTVGILGRGNMFGEIDSFSLGTQGIYIETMEETLICSVLKEHFEKFLSNRPLLAMRFLKELSNRLKDRDELLEKLALGDLREKLLYLVVKLSDEFGVEEGAYRKIDLPLTHQELANMIGATRESVTLVLHELSDEGFVQTSRMSIMVNVTKVDELVRSNEIK, from the coding sequence ATGAGCATGGATAAGCTATGGTACTTATCAAAAATCAGTATCTTTGAAGCGTTGCCTCCAGAGGACTTAGAAGAAATTGACCGCATGGCGCCAATGACGCATTTCAATGCTTTACCGAAAGGGAAGATGGTGCAGACACCTGGTGAAGAAAGGGAAGGTCTTTTTTTTGTTAAGAAAGGGAAACTGCGGTTATACAAAATCAATCCAGAAGGCAAGCAGTTTACCGTAGGTATATTAGGGAGAGGCAATATGTTTGGTGAGATTGATTCTTTCTCACTTGGAACTCAAGGCATATATATTGAAACTATGGAGGAAACGCTTATTTGCTCCGTATTGAAGGAGCATTTCGAGAAGTTTTTGAGCAATCGCCCCTTGCTTGCCATGAGGTTTCTAAAGGAATTGAGTAATCGATTAAAGGACCGGGACGAGCTTCTTGAGAAGCTGGCTTTAGGTGATCTTAGGGAAAAGTTGCTGTATCTCGTCGTGAAGCTTTCAGACGAATTTGGTGTGGAGGAGGGTGCCTATCGTAAAATTGATCTTCCTTTAACTCATCAGGAACTGGCTAATATGATCGGCGCAACCCGGGAATCCGTTACACTTGTTCTACACGAGCTGTCAGATGAAGGCTTCGTCCAAACAAGCAGGATGTCGATTATGGTTAATGTGACAAAAGTGGATGAGCTTGTGCGCTCAAATGAAATCAAATAG
- a CDS encoding PadR family transcriptional regulator, whose product MLKGVLEGCVLEIISHEETYGYEITRRLNALGFTDVVEGTVYTILIRLEKNKYVEITKKPSDMGPPRKFFVLNDSGRKELRKFWEKWGFVSSKLNELKEWKQ is encoded by the coding sequence ATGCTTAAAGGGGTGCTTGAGGGCTGTGTCCTTGAAATTATTAGCCACGAAGAAACCTATGGCTACGAAATCACAAGGCGGCTGAACGCCCTCGGTTTCACAGATGTTGTAGAGGGGACGGTGTACACGATCCTAATCCGGCTTGAAAAAAACAAGTATGTGGAGATCACCAAGAAGCCCTCCGACATGGGACCGCCACGCAAGTTTTTCGTGCTCAACGACTCGGGGCGCAAGGAACTACGGAAGTTCTGGGAAAAATGGGGATTCGTATCGTCAAAACTTAACGAGCTAAAGGAGTGGAAACAATGA
- a CDS encoding DUF1048 domain-containing protein, with product MRINDIIKGKKEWRAHTARVKALPQDYQIVYKEIQKYLFKVGPVELTEGTGLLSGIIDLFEEGVALGKGVLEVTGSDVAAFCDDLIKDSKTYADIYQESLKTTR from the coding sequence ATGAGAATAAATGATATCATCAAAGGCAAAAAAGAGTGGCGAGCACACACGGCGCGTGTCAAAGCGCTCCCGCAAGATTATCAGATCGTTTATAAGGAGATTCAAAAATATCTTTTTAAGGTCGGTCCTGTCGAACTAACCGAAGGGACGGGTTTGCTCTCGGGCATTATCGATCTTTTTGAAGAGGGTGTGGCCTTGGGGAAAGGCGTGCTCGAAGTGACGGGCAGTGATGTAGCGGCTTTCTGTGACGATCTAATTAAAGATTCAAAAACTTACGCTGACATCTATCAAGAATCTTTAAAGACTACACGATGA
- a CDS encoding DUF998 domain-containing protein has translation MDIAKITTKPKSILVINAARLSIASGVLFVILLGSLHLLEPEYDPTWSFISEYALGDFGWMMQLAFLLMATSLVSCVVSVFSQLRSILGYIGLAVLLISAVGLFISAMFNTDPITFSQDEYTFSGKMHVLGASLEYTPIAALLISIALARIEAWRIIRTRLMITSAIMLLLLIAFILFLPFDGKFGPGVYTGLVGRFMIVSYVPWLITIGYYILNKR, from the coding sequence ATGGATATAGCAAAGATAACCACGAAACCAAAATCCATCCTTGTAATCAACGCAGCCAGATTGTCGATTGCCTCAGGGGTGCTTTTTGTTATCCTGTTGGGCAGTCTTCATTTGCTAGAACCAGAATATGACCCAACTTGGAGCTTTATCAGTGAATATGCACTAGGAGATTTCGGTTGGATGATGCAGCTAGCTTTTTTATTGATGGCAACCAGTTTGGTTAGTTGCGTTGTTTCTGTTTTCTCGCAGCTTCGGTCTATTTTGGGATACATCGGTCTTGCTGTGCTACTCATCAGTGCCGTAGGGTTATTCATCTCAGCGATGTTTAATACGGATCCGATCACATTCAGTCAAGATGAGTATACTTTTAGTGGTAAAATGCACGTATTGGGTGCTTCGCTCGAATATACCCCAATAGCAGCATTGTTAATCAGTATCGCTCTTGCCCGGATCGAAGCTTGGCGAATCATTCGCACCAGATTGATGATTACATCAGCTATTATGCTTCTTCTTTTGATCGCATTTATACTTTTTCTGCCGTTTGATGGAAAGTTCGGTCCTGGTGTATATACAGGTCTTGTAGGACGATTTATGATTGTATCTTATGTCCCTTGGCTCATTACGATCGGGTACTATATTCTCAATAAGCGCTAG
- a CDS encoding DUF1048 domain-containing protein, whose protein sequence is MNFWEKITGSDLTKQLKTFESRAKKLPADYQAAWEKINANLWSHSDFTGRNLMPILDGVLGLLEETAADGQSVQEVLGDDIKGFCLALAGAEGAKSFRDKWREQLNNNIAKKLGK, encoded by the coding sequence ATGAATTTCTGGGAAAAAATCACCGGGAGTGACCTGACTAAACAATTGAAAACTTTTGAATCGCGAGCCAAAAAGCTGCCGGCTGATTATCAAGCAGCATGGGAAAAAATTAATGCCAATCTTTGGTCGCACTCAGATTTCACCGGTCGCAACCTCATGCCAATTCTTGACGGTGTGCTTGGCCTGCTCGAAGAAACGGCGGCGGATGGTCAGAGTGTTCAAGAGGTTTTGGGTGACGATATCAAAGGCTTTTGTTTAGCGCTGGCCGGCGCTGAAGGGGCAAAGTCGTTTCGCGACAAGTGGCGCGAGCAACTCAACAATAATATCGCTAAAAAATTAGGTAAGTAG